In Deltaproteobacteria bacterium, the genomic stretch CAGCAAAATCATAGATGTTGTAATAACGAGCAAAAGAATATACTCGACGGTTCCCTGACCTCTATTTGACATCATTTTTAAATTTATCCATTTTCTAGACTCGACCATAAATAATTTACCCAATACAATTCATTAATGAGTAAAAAAATTACCCTCTTTTTAATCTTATCAAGTCTTTCGGTTTATTCAGAAGAAGAATTAACCCTTGACGAAGAAATCCCGCCAACTGCTATAAAAAAAGAAGAGAAATCTCAAAATAATACAGTACCAATAATTAAACCAACTCCCTTCTTCCTTGAAATCAGCGCCTTGTTCCAAAAAAAAGAATACGCCAAAGTAACTTCACTTCTTTGGGGTAAAATTGAATCACTTTCACGTCCTGAAATGCTTTTATTGGTTAAAGCCCATTACCAAGCAAAGGAATATTCCGAGTCAATCAGGGCTGCCAACCTAATGATTGCAAAGGATGCTAAGGATGAAGAAGCACTTACCTATATTGGATTAAATCTATTAAAAAAAAATAAAGCCAGAGAAGCCAAAGAATATTTTAAGAAAGCTAACGATATAAATCCCGTATATTCGCCAGCCATAGAGGGTCTTGCAGAAATTTATCTAAAAAACAAAAACTTCTATGAATTAAGACTGATTTATTTGGATCTGATAAAAAAAATAGGAGAAAAGCCCCATTACTTGAATCAACTTTGCGATATAAACACAAAAGATGCCAGCAATGATGCCGCCATTGAGTTCTGCAATAAAGCCATCAATTTAGATCCTTTGTTCCCAGACAACCATATCAATTTGGGCCTAATTTATAAAAATATAAATGATCTAGAGAAGGCTAAAAGCCAGTTACAAACGGCAGCAACTAAATTTCCTTCTTCTGATATGGCTCAATATCAATACGCCCTCCTCTTAGAAGAGCAGAAAAATTATATCGAAGCCTATAAACACTATTCTCTTTGTAGTAAATTAAAAGCGGATGAAGAACGATGTTGGGCGGGACTGGCAACCGCAGGGTATCAGCTTTCAAAATTTGATGAGTCCTATGCCTCTTTGAAAAAGGCATGTTTGTTTAATAAAAAAAATTCAATCATTGGCAGAAAGGCTGCCGTTCAGGCGAGAAATGCTAAACAGCTAGACTGGGCAAAAAAATTTGAAAAACTTTCTGACATCTGCGGCAACTAGGAGACTTTTTTCGTGGCCAAGAAGGTGTTCACGTTAGTTTCGGTTGATTTTATCAATCTAAATGAAATAAATTTTTTATATGTGAATTAACTTCTCTTATTACGGTCATACTCATTTTACTTTCCATTTGAGCCAAGTAATTTTGTGAAATTAATAACGCTTTGTCTAGTTGATTTTGATTACCCGTAAAAACAGTAATGGTCTTGGGAGTCTGAAATCTAAGCAACCTAAAATCCACTATTGCTAATTCTTCTTTTATCATTTTTTGTGAAAATTCTAAGCTATCCCCAAGAAATTCGCTTTCAACAACAAAAATAAAGTCTTTTATTTTTTCGCCGGACAAACTTAAATAAGCATCAATAATTATTGGATCTATATCTTTCAAAATCTTTTTTTTGAAGGGTATCTTTTCTGATATTTCTAAAAAAATATTCTCTGCATCAATGACATTATCAGTTCTCACCAGGACCTGGGACCAAGTTCCAATAATTGAACAATCGAGAAGCTCACCGCCCTTATTAGCAAAGAGATTAGCGATTTTCAAAGCCAAGCCATAGCTTTCAATCCAAACGATAACCAATTCTTTCATTACACCATCTCGCCGATCAAATCGTATTCCATACTATCCGTAATTTTCACTTTTACAAGATCGCCAACCTTTGCATTTCCAGAATTAATATAAACAACTCCATCAATATCTGGTGCCTGTTGTGAACTTCTTCCCTGTAATAACAAATCTGTTTCCTCACTAAATCCTTCAACTAAAACTTCAATCTCTTTTCCAATAAAGCTTCTATGGGCATTTAAGGAAATTTTTTGCTGAAGTTTCATCAATTTATTGTATCTTTTCTTTTTAACAGAAGTCGAAATTTGATCGGGCATCTTGCCTCCAGGAGTATTCTCTTCTGGGGAGTAC encodes the following:
- a CDS encoding tetratricopeptide repeat protein gives rise to the protein MSKKITLFLILSSLSVYSEEELTLDEEIPPTAIKKEEKSQNNTVPIIKPTPFFLEISALFQKKEYAKVTSLLWGKIESLSRPEMLLLVKAHYQAKEYSESIRAANLMIAKDAKDEEALTYIGLNLLKKNKAREAKEYFKKANDINPVYSPAIEGLAEIYLKNKNFYELRLIYLDLIKKIGEKPHYLNQLCDINTKDASNDAAIEFCNKAINLDPLFPDNHINLGLIYKNINDLEKAKSQLQTAATKFPSSDMAQYQYALLLEEQKNYIEAYKHYSLCSKLKADEERCWAGLATAGYQLSKFDESYASLKKACLFNKKNSIIGRKAAVQARNAKQLDWAKKFEKLSDICGN